The DNA window TAAAATAATTGTGTCTATATGTGGAAATGTTTCCAAGATATTTTATTAACAGTAAAAAGTGCATAGTATATGCTGAAAAAATCTGAAGTGCAATATATATAACTGGTTTTCCTGGGTATTAGGATTATAGATGCCTTCTGCTTTCTATGACATACATTACTGGAGAAtttgaaattatattattttgaCCTCATTTACATTTGTAACCAAAAGAAACAACACAGATaacatttaaaatgcatttcagCTTTATTATCCATAATTTAATTATGTATATCTGCTTACCTTCAATAATCTTATTAAGGTTTTGTTTCTCtactcctttcttttaaaaatcatgcatGTTTTCCTCAACCACTCATTAAGCATAAATTAGTGCTTAATTAGATTATAAAGTATGCATAATGAGATAATTATTTAGcgagttattttttttcttttaattttgttttattgaagttgagttgatttacagtgttgtgttagtttcaggtgtatagcaaaagtgattcatttatattttctttttcagattattttccattataggttattacaagatattgaatatggttccctgtgctatataggtccttgttatttatctattttatattcatggggtcgcaaagagtcggacacgactgagcgactgaactgaactgatatatagtagtgtgtgtctaGCAAGTTATTGTTTATAATTTGAATCAGTGTCTTATGCTGAAGGCTTCTTGACTTGCTTGTAGGGGAAGAAGACagttgcattaaaaataaattatttgcaaaCATGTATGCGTGGTGTGTGTGATTCCCTGGGAGAGTGTCTATAGCTTTCAGCAGATTAGTAAAGAAGTCCAGAATCCATAGAAAGAAATTCTTACTGATCAAGTTTCAGGGCAAAAATATGATTTTCTGTATATCTGGCTTTCTGAAGTAGAGCACAACTGAAATCTCTGTTACCAGGGACTGTGTAAGCAAATCAAGCTATTTTATGCAGCTTTGAAAGAAGTAATAAGGAAGACTGTGAGACCATGGAAACATGGTCATAAAGTGATAAGTGAGAAAAACACAGAAGGCAAGATTGTATCTAGACTGCATTCATCAAACATTTACATCGAGAGCACCTATGATTCCAAGCTCTGATCTAGACTCTGGGGACACAGCCATAAAGAGAACAGACAACCTCTGATCTTGTGAATCCTTTCTATTGGAGAGACAGCAAATGAAGGAATAACATTAATATGTCAGCTAttaggaaattcagtggagaaaataaagcagagagaaaagagaaaatgctggAGAGATGGAGAAAATATGTATATGATTTAAAGGAACAGGttgaaggaattccctggtggtccagcaaaCTCTGCGGTTCCTCTgcaggggttggatccctggttaaAAGGAATAGAGTCATGAAACTGTTTATTTCTTAGGGTGATGGGATGCCAGGTCAGTCTTTTCTTGGCATTTTGGGAGTTGGACTATGGTGATTCCAGTGTTGTTAGTACAATTTTCAAAAATTGGGATGTATCTGTGATTGCAAAATTAAGGGCAATGAAAATCTAGAATGCTGGTCTCATAAGACAGAACCCTACACCTCTCTGAATTGTCTTGGTCTCCAGAACTGTCTTCATGGAGGGACATGTTTCATCATGAACGCTGCATAACTTAGTGGTTAAGACCCGAGCCTTAAAAGTCAGAAGCAACCGAGTTCAAATGCTGGCCCACTCATAGGTTGTGTGATTTGGAGCAAGTGACTACTTTGGGGCCTCAGCTTCCTAACCTGTAAAATGGGTTTAATAAGACCCATCACATATGCACACCTTGCCTAGTACCTGGCATGTAATGAAAGCCTGATATGTGGGAGTTCTAAGCTCTTTTTATGAAATAAACAAAGCAGTATGGCTTGGCAGTTAAAAGCAGAGGTTTTGGAGTGATATAGACCTATGTTCAAAAACCAAACACCACCATTTATGGGACTGTGTGCCCTTGGACAATTTGTCCaggcttctgagcctcagtttcctcatctgtaaaatggggataataacagtacCTATTCCATACAGTTGTTTCAAGGATTAAAGGAGATACTGCCTGGCACCAAGAAAATGATCAGTCAGTGGTGGCTATCACTACTATTATTTCCCTCCATGCCCGCTAACAAGAGCCAACAAGAGGGTAAACCTACTGCTGCAGGTGATCTCATTGTTAGAACATGAGTAGGAGTAGCTGTTGGTGTAGGGATTGTCCACGAGGACTTTACAGCTGTTCAGTTTCTTGGCTTCTTTGTAGCAGTTGTCGTGTGTCTGGCAGCACCTGGAGAAGGGGAGGAACAGAGCTGAGGCAGGAGCATGGGTAGGGCAGCCCGGCAGCCTGAACTTGCTCCCTTGGAACAGGTGGGGCTGTTTTAGATGACCTGCTCTGAGAGGTACTGGTCCTGTGGCTTGAAAACAGTAAGTCTTTTCCTCATGTTTATTGAAGGTGATTTTTAAATGGTTGCAGGAACACAGCACAAGCCTATACAGCACAAGAGGCAGTGATGGTTTCACTCCAGCTGGAAGATTGAATCTTTGCAGTGATCGTTTGTGTTGTAAAGTCCTGCCACTAGAGGgcagcattcacacacacacacacacacacacacacacacacacacacacacacacccctcccccaccaatcttcagctcacacacacacaccccctcccccaccaacctTCAgctcacagagacacacacacacaccccctcccctgcCAAACTTCagctcgcacacacacacacatacaccctgcCCCGCCAACCttcagctcacacacacacaccctcccccaccaaccttcagctcacatacacacacacaccctcccccgCCAACCttcagctcacacacacacacacacacatacacccagccCTGCCAACCttcagctcacacacacacacacacatacacaccctccccctccaactttcagctcacacacacacacacaccctcccccaccaaccttcagcacacacacacacacacacaccctcccccgCCAACCttcagctcacacacacacacacaccctcccccgCCAACCTtcagcttacacacacacacacaccctcccccgCCAACCttctgctcacacacacacaccctcccccaccaaccttcagctcacacacacacacacaccctcccccgCCAACCTTCAGCTTTCCCCTCACTCCCCTCAATTAAGAGGTGAACATGTGTTACTTTAGCAAATAGGCAAatctcccccccccctttttttgtgtgtcttgTTTGACCTTTGTCTTCTGCCCTCCCCCATCTCAGGGATACTTTCCCGGCAGAGCAACTCACCTGTCCAGATCATCCACAGGGGTCCCTGATCCACCCAGGCCACAATAGCAGCCATAGTTGTTGAAATCCAGCAATGGTTCACTGCTGGGGATCTTGCACTTAATCATGCCGTTGAACTGCCATAACGCCCTCGAGTTGAGGCCAGCCTGGCCAGCACCCACTGCAGGAGGACATAGCCAGAGTTCAAATATGTCCTGGTTGGCTGCCGGCGCCCCAGGGACCTTACTACCTGCTTGCCCTCTCAGGCCCCATGCTGTCCCCCTGACCCCCCATCAGCTGCCTCCTCTGAAAAGAGCTGGGTACAGGAACCTGGTAAAGCGAGTAGGCATTTTCTAAACAACTCGCAAAACGTGCAACTCACCATTTTAAGCAAAGcacacaattcagtggtttttagtatattcacagaattgtgcaaccatcaaTACTAATTccacaacattttcatcaccccaaaatgtTGCCCTCTGCCCATCAACAATCACtccccctttctcccctcccttctggcaaccactaatttgttttctgtttctatggaacTGCCTATTCTGAACACTttgtgtaaatggaatcatacaatatgtggccttttgtgactggcttttttcacttcaCATAAGATTTGAGCTTTATCCTTGTTATCACAGGTATCAGCATTTcagtcctttttatggctgattaatattccatcgtgtggaCAGATCACATTTTTTTAGTTGTTCCTCATTTGacggacatttgggttgtttctgcttGTTGGCTGTTAtggatagtgctgctgtgaacatttgtgtactaGTTTTTGTGCgaatatattataatttaaagctatttccattatttattcagtaaatatttattgagcacctattatatgCTAGTCACTGCCCTTGGAGACACATCAGTGAACAAATAAAAAATCTGTAACCTCTTTGAGCTTATGATCTAGTGCAGGAAAAAACAGTAAGCAATAAAGGTAATAAATAAGGAAATGGGATATTGTGTTAGAAGTGTCAAAATTGAAGTACAGTAAGGgaatatacggagaaggcaatggcaccccactccagtactccagcctggaaaatcccatggacggaggagcctggtaggctgcagtccatggggtcgctaagagtcggacacagctgagcaacttcactttcacttttcactttcatgcattggagaaggaaatggcaacccactccagtgttcttgcctggaaaacccagggacggctgggctgccgtctctggggtcacacagagtcggacatgactgaagcaacttagcaacagcagcagcaagggaatcTAAATGGGGGGTTGGGTTAGGGGATGACGAGGTTGAGGGGGGCCAGGAGTGTGAAGAATGGTGAGGAGGCCCATGTGGCCTCCATTCTCAACAGGacaatctcttttcttttttaaaattatttggccgtgctaggtcttagttgtggagaaggcaatggcaccccactccagtactcttgcctggaaaatcccatggatggaggagcctggtagggtgcagtccatggagtcgctaagagtcggatacgactgagcgacttcactttcacttttcactttcatgcattggagaaggaaatggcagcccactccagtgttcttgcctggagaatcccagggacgggggagcctggtgggctgccgtctatggggtcgcaccgagtcagacacgactgaagcaacttagcagcagcaggtcttagttgtggctaaTCTTCGTTGTAGTATGCAGGATTTtaagctgcagcatgtgggatctggtttcctgaccagagatcgaacccaggcctctgaattgggagcacagagtcttagccactggactgccagtgtaAGTTCCTAGGACCTCTTTACTTCAGGTGTAGAGCCCTACCTGTGAGATTTGGTGCCATAAAGATGGTGCTGAGTGATTTCAGCCCCTAGTGTCGTCTCTTTGCCCCATGCCTGGCCCTTCCTGTCCTTGATATGCTGTGGACACTGGAGTCGCTCCAAGTGCTTAGGCTCCAGGACTCAGGAAGGGTGGCAGCTGGTCACTTTCTCTCAAGAGCAGCCTCCATGGTGGCAGCTGACAGTGGCTGCATCCAGGAGCAGACCCCAGAGGAGTGGTGGAGCTGTGCTCAGACAGGAGTGGCCTGACTGCCTTGGCCCCTCTCCGGACCCCTCTCCTGCttccctcctctttctttctctctgatcccACCAGTTCTGCTCTTTGCAGAGGCCAGACCTGCACGGAGGTACTGCTCGAATGCATGAGCGTACCCCCAGACAGGAAACAGTCCTCAGTCTCAACCCTGAGCCTGATACCTTAGAGACTCTGACACCATCTATGTTGAATGCATGAATAATGGCTGAATGAGGTGTGATTTGAATTCTAGTTAATTCTGATTCTGTTAATCCATTCATTAAATGGTGCAAACAGCACTATCACCGCTCTCAAGGAGTCCATGCTTAGGTGTGGGGGTgggataaaaaatgaaatgaatcaaCAAGAGACATGCTGCAGGCCAAGACAGGCACTGAGAAGCCCTTGTACCAAggccatggctcagtggtaaagaatccacctgccaccaggagatgcaggttccatctctgggttatgaagatcccccggagaaggaaatagcgGCCCACtccaaggagagagagaagaggtgcTCTTAGCTTGGATGGACAAGGAGGGTAAGCCTTTCTGAGATGGGTCATCTGAGTTCAGACCTAAAGGTGGAGAAGATGCCAGATGTGGGGGAatttgttggtgtgtgtgtgtgttaagtcacttcagtcgtgtctggctctttgtggccccgtggactgttgcctgccacactcctctgtccatggggattctccaggcaagaatactggagtgggttgccatgccctcctccaggggatcttcccaacctagggactgaacccttgtgtcttaggtctcctgcattggcagctgggttctttaccgctagtgccacttggaaagcccatcGAGGGGGATTTGAGGGGACCCCAATATGGGAGCTCTTAAGCCCCACGGTGAGCCCTGAAAAAGACCCTAGGTCTGGCCATCCCTGTGACCTCTGGCCCCCATTGCCGAGGAGAGAGATCCCAGGGCAGGAAGGGGTGGGGCTGAGGGCACTTGCCTACCTGTGAGCAGAGCAGCCAACACCAGGAGTCTCATCCTGTTGTCAGGTTGGTGAGCAAAAACTGATGTCACTATGGCCTCCCTCCTTAT is part of the Bubalus kerabau isolate K-KA32 ecotype Philippines breed swamp buffalo chromosome 16, PCC_UOA_SB_1v2, whole genome shotgun sequence genome and encodes:
- the PLA2G1B gene encoding phospholipase A2; translation: MGESTRTSIKRAERRLPVAGEEGIPPHSGLRVGAGQAGLNSRALWQFNGMIKCKIPSSEPLLDFNNYGCYCGLGGSGTPVDDLDRCCQTHDNCYKEAKKLNSCKVLVDNPYTNSYSYSCSNNEITCSSENNACEAFICNCDRNAAICFSKVPYNKENKDLNKKYC